GTTCGGCCACGCACCATGTGCGGCGTCCGGCGAGCCGCAGGCGGGGTTAGCCTTTCAGCCTTACATCCCGAGCGAAGCGAGGGATCCCTGCTTAACCCGAGGGCACGTGGTGAGCGACTGGTCCCTCGCTGCTCTCGGGATTTCAGAGTGAGAGCAAGTCCCGCCCGATTCCGCGTTCTCCTCTTTGTTACAATTGATTTTCTTCACCTGAGCGGGAACACGAGCTAGATGAGTCTGCGTCGCAGGGCCGCCCTGGCGGCCACTATCCTGGGATTGCTGCTGTGGAGCGGCTGCGGCGACGTGTTCCGTCCCGTAGCATCGCCCATTCCGCAGAATCCCGGCGACCCGCAGCCTTCCAAGGAAGCGGTCGTCATCAACAACAACAACGGCGGAACGGGCACGGCGCAGCGCATCAACAGCGCGGGCGACACGGTGACCGCGGTGAATCCGGTCGGCAAGGGACCGGTCCACGGCGCGTGGCTGGCCGGCGGCGTGCAGATCTATACCGCCAACCAGGCCGACGACACAGTCTCTGTGTTCACCGTTGTGACCACGGCGGGAGACGATACGACGACCGTTGTACTGCCGCCCGGCGCCGCTCCCGGTTTTGTGCTTGGCACGACCGGCGTGACCACCTACGTGGCCAACTCCGGGCTGAGCTCGATTTCAGCCATCGATAACGGGTTGAACGTGGTGACGCGCGTGGTCCCGGTGGGCCGCAATCCTTCGTCGATCGCCGCCAACGCCGATGCGAGCAAGATTTACGTCGCCAACCGCACCGACGGCACGGTGAGCGTTGTGCAGACGCGGGACTTCAGCATCAAGACGACGCTGCCGGTGGGCAGTTCGCCGGCATGGGCGGTCTCGTCCACGGACGGGAACGTGGTGTACGTGGTGAACCAGGGCAGCGGCACCGTTTCGGTGATCGATACCACGACCGACATCGTGGTGGGCACGGTGCCGGTGGGCACCTCGCCGACGTTCGCGCTGTTCGACAAATCGCTGAAGCGGCTCTACGTGACCAATCGCGGATCGAACAGCGTGACCATTCTTAAAGCGGACGTTACGCCGCCGGTGGTGCTGGCCAACGTTCCGGTGGGCAGCGCGCCGGTTTCGGTGACGGCGCTGGCCGACGGCAGCCGCGCCTACGTGGCCAACTCGGGCAGCAACACGGTCAGCGTGATCAACGCGCTGAACAACACGATCCTGCGGACGATCACGGTAGGCAACGCGCCCGTATCGATCGTGTCCACCCCCGATGCCAGCAAGGTCATCGTGGCCAACCGCGACTCCAACACCATTTCCGACATCCGCACGTCGGACGACACTGTCGTCGCGACCATTCCTTCCTCGTCGCCGCGGCCGGTGTGGGTGACGCTCCAGCCGTAGAAACTGTTTCAAGTTTCGAGTTTCCAGTTTCGAGAATTCATCCGGCCGGCGACCAAATCGCAGTGGACTTTAGAAAGATCGCGGAAAGAGCATGCCACCCGCCCGGCTGGTTGTGCCGGGGCGCAATCGAAAAACGGGGCCGGTTGCCCGGCCCCGTGCGAGAGCGCAGTGCTCCGACGGCCCACTGCTCATCAGAACTCAAACTTCAGTCCCAGCTCCATCACGCGGTTGCCGCCGGTGAACTGTTTCTGGTTGAGGAACAGCGGCGAGGTGACGTTGGAGTACGTCGTACTCAGCGCATTGTTCACCGTGCCGATCAGCACGCCGGTCTGGAAGACGGTGGGCTGTGCCAGTGCGAAGTTGCGGTGGTTGAAGATGTTCTGCACTGACACGCGGAACTGGATGTTCGAGTTTTCCGTTATGCGGAAGGCCTTGACGGTTCCCATGTTCCAGATGTTGAAGCCGGGTGACCGGAACGTGTTACGCCCGACGTTGGTTTGCGCGCCGAGCTGGGCTTCAGCGAACCTGGCATTGGGATTGTCGGCCACGTAGCCGGC
This portion of the Terriglobales bacterium genome encodes:
- a CDS encoding YncE family protein, whose protein sequence is MSLRRRAALAATILGLLLWSGCGDVFRPVASPIPQNPGDPQPSKEAVVINNNNGGTGTAQRINSAGDTVTAVNPVGKGPVHGAWLAGGVQIYTANQADDTVSVFTVVTTAGDDTTTVVLPPGAAPGFVLGTTGVTTYVANSGLSSISAIDNGLNVVTRVVPVGRNPSSIAANADASKIYVANRTDGTVSVVQTRDFSIKTTLPVGSSPAWAVSSTDGNVVYVVNQGSGTVSVIDTTTDIVVGTVPVGTSPTFALFDKSLKRLYVTNRGSNSVTILKADVTPPVVLANVPVGSAPVSVTALADGSRAYVANSGSNTVSVINALNNTILRTITVGNAPVSIVSTPDASKVIVANRDSNTISDIRTSDDTVVATIPSSSPRPVWVTLQP